The Chlorobaculum sp. MV4-Y genome contains the following window.
ATTCTGCCGCCGAGGTCGTGATAGACCGTTTTCCAGTCCGTCGGGCTTGGACGGCCTGAAACGTTGGCCGATGGCGCAGCGACCGGATGCTTGCAGTGACGCAGAAACTCCGCGGCGACCGGGTGCGACGGGCAGCGCACGCCGATCGTCGGCAGTCCGGCGGAGACGATCTCCGGCACGGAGTTGCGCTTTTTCAGTACCAGCGTCAGCGGGCCGGGGAAAAAGCGTTCGATAAGCATCTTCGCCGTTTCACCGATCTCCGTTGCTACCTCGCCGATCCGGTCGGGCGTCGCCACGTGCACAATCAGTGGATTGTCCGAAGGCCGTCCTTTCGCTTTGAAAATCTTCGCCACTGCGTCCGGATTAAAGGCGTCGGCTCCGAGACCGTAAACGGTTTCGGTCGGAAACGCAACCGTTTCGCTACGGTTGAGGCAGCTTGCGGCCTCTTCGGGCCGGTCGGTCACGAGGGTCTGCATCGGTCGGAGGATTGCGGTCAATGTGCGAGCGCCTTCAGCGCTTCGGGGAAAAACCAGGTGTAGCAGAGCAATCCCGTGACGGCTCCGGCCAGCGGCACGCTGAAATTGTCGTCGATCCTGAAGGCGCCGATTTTCAGCACCAGCGCCTCGGTGATGGTTCCGGCGATTGCTATGACAATCGCTGCGGGAAAGATCATGCCGGGGATGAACAGGACGACAGGCAGGGCGCTCGCGAAAAACGCCAGACTTCCTTCGAAGCTTTTCTGGCCGAAGCGGTGCCGCCCAAATCTTTTTCCAACCAGCGCCGCTACCGTGTCCGACACCGAGACCATCGCGAAAGCCGCGACGGCGATCGTTTTCGGGAAAAAGGCGATCAACGCGAATGCCGCGAGGGTGATCCATGTCGCGCCGTTCAGATGCAGGCGCTCCCTGCTCAGCTCGTGATGCCGCAGCATGGTGCCGAAGGTCGAGTGGTACCAGGTCGAGAGGAATGGCACGAAATGTTTGGAAACATCGACCAGAAAGAATCCCGCCGTGACCGGAGCGAGGATCAGGAGCGCCTGTTTTCTGCCGATGTGCCAGTAGATCAGCGGAATCAACAGCGAGGAGAGGTGGATCGCCTTGCGCGCGAACTCGTAACGGAAATCGAGATGGTCGATCTCCGGTTCGATCTTTCCGTTTTTAAACGTTCTGTTCATCACGCGAAGGGAATGCTGATCGGTTTGTTTTCCACTGCCCGGAAAAAATTCTTGCTGAATATACACCGAAAAAGCTGGATGTGGAAAAGAGAGCAGGCCAACAGGGGAGTCGCAAAATTCATCTCTGAATACCGGGCAGCGCGGGGTTCGTTTTTTGGTAAAATCGCTTATTTTATTCACGGAAGTTTCCGTTATCAGGTTCAAGCGCATGTCATCAGAGAAACTCAGGCTGGCCGCCATCGATCTCGGCACCAACTCCTTTCACATGGTTATCGTCGAGGAGAGCGAAGAGAAGGGCATTGTTGAAATCGACCGTGTTAAGGATATGATCTGCATCGGTCGCGGCAGCATTTCCACCAAGTGGCTCGATCCGGCGGCGATGGAGGCGGGCGTGGCTACGCTCCGGAACTTCATCGTGCTGGCCACCCAGCGGGGCGTTGCGCCGCACAACATTCTCGCCTTTGCCACCAGCGCCATCCGCGAGGCCGATAACCGCGACGAGTTCATCGACATGGTGCGGCGCGAGACCGGCCTGAAGGTGCGGGTGATTACCGGAAAGGAGGAGGCGCAGTTCATCTACTACGGCGTGCGCAACGCCGTCACCCTGCGCGACAAGCCCGATCTCTTGTTCGACATCGGTGGCGGGTCGGTGGAGTTCATTATCGCCGACAAGTCGACGGTGCATCTGCTCGAAAGCCGAAAGATCGGCGTGGCCAGGATGCTGGAGCGTTTCGTGACCACTGATCCGGTTTCGGCGCATGAGCTGAAGCTGCTGCAGCAGTTTTTCGCTGCCGAGATGTATGGCGGTGCGGCGGAGAAGGCGCGCGAACTCGGCGTGAGCCGGGCTATCGCCTCGTCGGGCACGGCGCAGAACATCGCCCGCATGATTCGCTCGGGCAAGGATACTGAAGCGGCGGACGTGCTGAACCAGAGTGGTTTCAGCCGTCAGGAGTTTGAGAGCTTCTACCGGCAGGTGATTACGATGGACGCTCCGGCACGGCGCAAGCTGACCGGCCTCGACGAGAAGCGCGTCGATCTGATCGTGCCTGGTTTGATCCTGTTCGACACCATTTTCCGGGTATTCGGCATCAGGTATGTGGTGATCTCCGATTCTGCGCTGCGCGAGGGGATGGTGCTGCACCAGATCGCCTCCATCCGTGGTCGCGACGGCAGCGGCCAGCTCGACATCCGGCGGCAGAGCGTGATGGAACTCGGCTACCGCTGCAACTGGCACAAACCACACTCGGAGCAGGTCGCCCGCCTCGCGCTGATGCTCTTCGACGAACTCCATCCGCTGCACGGGCTCAAGGAGCGCTACCGTGAGCTGCTCGAATACGCGGCGATGCTGCACAACATCGGGGAGTTTATTTCGATTTCAGCGCACCACAAGCACAGCCAGTATATCATTATGAATGCCGACCTGCGCGGCTTTTCGCCGACCGAAATCGACATCATCGGCAACGTCGCGCGTTACCACCGCAAGCAGCCGCCCACTGAAAAGCATCCGCTTTATAGCCAGCTCAAAGCATCGCATCGTCGAGCGGTCGATGTGCTCTCCGGCATCCTGCGCATCGCCAATGGTCTCGAACGTGGTCATCGCCAGAACGTGCAGTCGATCACAGCCCGCATCGACCAGGAGCACATTGTGCTGGAGGCGGTCACGCAGTTCGAGCCGGACATCGAACTCTGGGCGGCTTGCGGGCTGAAGGAGTGGCTCGAAGAGGTGCTCGGCAAACCCATCATGATCGAGGCCCGCATCCGGTAATGGCTTTGTACGAAAAGCTTGCCAGGCCGGGATCGCTCTGGTTCGAATCGACCTTGCCCGGCGCGTTCTACGGCGATTCCCTCTTTTTCTCTAACCCGCTTGAAACGCTGACGCTCCATGCGGGCGACGACGTCGCGGCATGGTTCGACGCGCTGGAAGCGCGGCTCGATGCGGGCTATTGCCTCGCCGGATGGCTCGGCTACGAGGCGGGCTACCTGCTCGATTCGGCGCTCGCAGCTCTCGCCTCTGCCGGAGCTGATCGCGAGCTTCTCGGCTGGTTCGGTGTCTATCGCCGCCCGGAGCGTTTCAGCCGCGATGCTGTCGAGGCCGAGGACGCCGCCACCGTGTCGCAAAACTGTGCGGTCGGCGGTCTCGAATTCGAGTTTAGCGAAGCGGAGTACTGCCGAAAGATCGAATGGCTGCGGGCGGAGATCGCGGCGGGCAACGTCTATCAGGCGAACTTCACCGGGCGCTGCCGCTTCACCTTTGACGGCGCAATCGAGGCGCTCTACGTCTCGATGAAGCGCCGCCAGCCCTCGCCGTGGTCGGCCTTTCTCAACACTGGCGACCGGGTGGTTCTCTCCTTTTCGCCGGAACTGTTTTTCGTCCGCGACGGCCAGTTGATCGAGACCATGCCGATGAAGGGCACCGCGCCGCGCCGCGAAAGTCCCGACGAAGATCTCGCTGAAAAAGCGGGACTGGCAAAGTGCGAGAAGAATCGCGCGGAGAATCTGATGATCGTCGATCTGTTGCGCAACGACCTCGGGCGCATCTGCGTGACCGGTTCGGTGCAGGCATCCGGCCTGTTCGAGACGCAGACCTACCCAACGCTGCACCAGATGGTTTCGACCGTGCGTGGCGAGCTGCGTCCGGCGACCCGGCTGCACGATCTTTTTCGGGCGTTGTTTCCCTCCGGTTCCGTGACCGGCGCGCCGAAGGTGCGGGCGATGCAGCTCATCCGCGAGTTGGAGAAAAGCCCGCGCGGCATCTATACCGGTGCGGTTGGCTTTATGCTGCCTGAGGGGCGCATGGCTTTCAACGTGGCGATTCGTACCATCGAACTACAAGGGTGGAGCGGCGTGTATGGTACGGGCAGTGGCATCGTCTGGGACTCCGATCCATATGCGGAGTACCGCGAATGTATGCTCAAGACGCGGATTCTCTCCGATCTCGTGCCGTCCGCCGCGCCGGATGTGCCGGGAATTTTCGAGACGATGCAGTGGAACGGCGGGGAGTTTCTCTTGCTCGACGATCATCTCGACCGGCTCATTTCTTCAGCCTCGGCACTTGGATTTACGTTCGACCGAAATGCAATCGTCGAAGCGCTGTCAGGCAAGTCTCAGGAGTTGCGTGAAGCAAGTGGCAGGCATCGCGTGCGGCTCACACTTTCTCACGACGGTGGGATATTGATAACTTCGGAGCCGTTCGATTTTGACGCATCCGGCAAGCCCGTGCGCGTCTGTATCGCCGCCGAACGAGTCGATTCGAGTGACCCGCTGCTTCGTCACAAAAGCATCGTTCGCGAACGCTACGACAGCGTATTTCGCGAGGCTCAGGGGAAAGGATTCGGCGAGGTGCTCTTTCTGAACGAGCGCGGAGAGGTCACTGAAGGCGCGATCAGCAACATTTTCGCGCGCATCGGTGGGCGCTGGCTGACGCCGCCG
Protein-coding sequences here:
- the pabB gene encoding aminodeoxychorismate synthase component I, with the translated sequence MALYEKLARPGSLWFESTLPGAFYGDSLFFSNPLETLTLHAGDDVAAWFDALEARLDAGYCLAGWLGYEAGYLLDSALAALASAGADRELLGWFGVYRRPERFSRDAVEAEDAATVSQNCAVGGLEFEFSEAEYCRKIEWLRAEIAAGNVYQANFTGRCRFTFDGAIEALYVSMKRRQPSPWSAFLNTGDRVVLSFSPELFFVRDGQLIETMPMKGTAPRRESPDEDLAEKAGLAKCEKNRAENLMIVDLLRNDLGRICVTGSVQASGLFETQTYPTLHQMVSTVRGELRPATRLHDLFRALFPSGSVTGAPKVRAMQLIRELEKSPRGIYTGAVGFMLPEGRMAFNVAIRTIELQGWSGVYGTGSGIVWDSDPYAEYRECMLKTRILSDLVPSAAPDVPGIFETMQWNGGEFLLLDDHLDRLISSASALGFTFDRNAIVEALSGKSQELREASGRHRVRLTLSHDGGILITSEPFDFDASGKPVRVCIAAERVDSSDPLLRHKSIVRERYDSVFREAQGKGFGEVLFLNERGEVTEGAISNIFARIGGRWLTPPESSGLLNGVFRRYLLRTRPWFVEKAITLDELRRADMVLICNALRGARPAQIVMPE
- a CDS encoding L-threonylcarbamoyladenylate synthase, whose product is MQTLVTDRPEEAASCLNRSETVAFPTETVYGLGADAFNPDAVAKIFKAKGRPSDNPLIVHVATPDRIGEVATEIGETAKMLIERFFPGPLTLVLKKRNSVPEIVSAGLPTIGVRCPSHPVAAEFLRHCKHPVAAPSANVSGRPSPTDWKTVYHDLGGRIACLLRGEPSTIGLESTIVDCSVNPPRLLRTGAVSIESLRELVPDIEIATACKPGEAPKSPGQKYRHYSPEAEIILVETPPPSLPTDPKTAWIGLTTPPAGAAKSLQCQDMNEYARVLFGFFRTCDAEGIGTIYCELPPEKGIGRAIRDRLVKAAG
- a CDS encoding Ppx/GppA phosphatase family protein — encoded protein: MSSEKLRLAAIDLGTNSFHMVIVEESEEKGIVEIDRVKDMICIGRGSISTKWLDPAAMEAGVATLRNFIVLATQRGVAPHNILAFATSAIREADNRDEFIDMVRRETGLKVRVITGKEEAQFIYYGVRNAVTLRDKPDLLFDIGGGSVEFIIADKSTVHLLESRKIGVARMLERFVTTDPVSAHELKLLQQFFAAEMYGGAAEKARELGVSRAIASSGTAQNIARMIRSGKDTEAADVLNQSGFSRQEFESFYRQVITMDAPARRKLTGLDEKRVDLIVPGLILFDTIFRVFGIRYVVISDSALREGMVLHQIASIRGRDGSGQLDIRRQSVMELGYRCNWHKPHSEQVARLALMLFDELHPLHGLKERYRELLEYAAMLHNIGEFISISAHHKHSQYIIMNADLRGFSPTEIDIIGNVARYHRKQPPTEKHPLYSQLKASHRRAVDVLSGILRIANGLERGHRQNVQSITARIDQEHIVLEAVTQFEPDIELWAACGLKEWLEEVLGKPIMIEARIR
- a CDS encoding diacylglycerol/polyprenol kinase family protein produces the protein MNRTFKNGKIEPEIDHLDFRYEFARKAIHLSSLLIPLIYWHIGRKQALLILAPVTAGFFLVDVSKHFVPFLSTWYHSTFGTMLRHHELSRERLHLNGATWITLAAFALIAFFPKTIAVAAFAMVSVSDTVAALVGKRFGRHRFGQKSFEGSLAFFASALPVVLFIPGMIFPAAIVIAIAGTITEALVLKIGAFRIDDNFSVPLAGAVTGLLCYTWFFPEALKALAH